GCTGTTGAGCTGATTCGGAAGTCGATGAGTAAAGAGAGAGTGTCTAGGCAGATCGATGTCTCTTTCGTAGACAGGAGAATCCCCTTTGCACTAGCCACATGTGCAGATTTCTTAGCTATTTCAAACAGCTCCGACATCTCTGTTGAGTTCTTCTTCGAGACTGCAATCTAacgaaacaaaacatcaaactGATCTCTAAGAGTCTGAAGATACTGTAACTCCGCTGGCCAGTCAGCAGACTCCTCGATCATCTTTACAAGGTCCACACAAATATGTTTTGTTCTGTTTATTTACCACAAATAAGTACCTCTGTCAAATCTAAAGTCTGAGGTCTATAAATGTCCATTCTATTCTCTTAAACAGATTATCCTTTGAGTTTATGTCAGATAAACATCAAGAAAACTTTCTCAAGAATTGATATACAagtaaaaacaaatttacaTATCAAAATCTAATGTCATTGGAACACATGAACAGAAGACCAAAACAAAAGTACGTGGTActttaacaacaacaaaaatatagaTTGAGAAAGCATTCTTTACTATTAGCTTTTGAGCAGTCGAAAATTTAAAGTCTGTCGACTACACCAACTCTAATTTGCCAAGACGAATAAAAACGACCAGTCTTTGGTGTGTTGTTGTCCTTGAGAGTCTTAGAGGGGCATCTTAGTGTTGTTGATCTCTGATGCTCTGACTCCAATGTTGAAAAAGAGTCGATGCGGAATTGCAGATTTTACGATCTTTGTGCCTTGTGAGGTGCCCAAGCCTCTCCATGATCCTCCTCGTTTCAGGAGCTGTTGCGCTGATTGGCAAACTGATGAGCAAAGAGAGAGTATCCACACAGATTGACGTCTCTGCTTTAGCCGCCAGAAGTCCCTTGGCGTTGGCCACATCCGCTGATTTCTTGGCTATGTCGAACAGCTCCAACGTCTCCTTGTCGTTCTTCTTCACGGCTGCAACAGCTTTAGGGTTTGTTCCAGAAACTTGCGGAATAGACcgcttcatcttcttcgtcaCCTCTAGAGGCCTTGTTGAAACAGAGTTGCAAGGCTTCTTCAGTTTTATCCTAATCAcagatttagggttttgagaaAGTTTCACCGATTGCTTCTTCGCCTGGACAGGCCTCGCTGCGAAAGATTTGCAACCGCCATCACCAGCCCTAGCCTTCTCTGTTTCAGTCGCAATTTTCTTCGTCGTCATCATGTTTCTTTCCTTTGTTGATTTACAGAAGAGATtgaatttgttaaagaaaaaaaaaaggcaagTGTAGCAGCTAGGGTTTCACTCTCGAAGTCAAGTAtggaaatagagagagagagatagaataGTGAATCATATTATATAGAGCGTCAAGAAaacgaaaaatggaaaataggATTTAGCTTGGATCCCAAGTGTCCATAGCATAcataatttccttttttctctTCGATGGAGGGTGAATGCGTCAGATCAATGTTTCAACGTTAACAATTTACTTAATCAGATATTTGggtcatattttattatttaatactTCCGTGGGGTCCATTTATAGagcgaaaacaaaaaaatggaaaaagaaaagaaataactTGGATAccaagcttccaagactctcgCTCAGCCTCGTCGAACAAAGTATAATCTTCAAAACGACGTCTTGTTTAGCAGGTCGTTGATAAtacataatttcatattttttcttcGGAGGGTAAATGCGTCAGATCAATATTTCAACGTTAACAAAATCACGATCAAATAATGTAACAACAATAATATCCTCAGTCCAAAAATAGTATCCCCTTTTTTTTCAACATCTTATCCTCTGTTGTGTGTTTCCAATTCCATCTCTTAATCCAAAGCTATTTGAATGAAGACATTACAATAGAACCATCACAGCTTTGAGAAAAGTAGACATCGAAACACATGAGCCCAATATGGCTACAACCTACAAAGCAACCCAAGACTTACTTAACAGGGTTTTAAGAAACTATCCAGAGACTTTGCTAAACCAGTCAGACCAGATTAAGATTAAGACCAGGCAGACTATGCTATACCGTCATCATAGCAATTTGCAAAGCTCGAGTAAGACCAAAGCAAACATTAAGGTTCAAATCAAGTCCAAATAAATGGTTGCCAAGAATCAGTGTCGGTGGTACCAACAATAGCAAATGTTGGCAAAATcttgaacatatatatatgtatatacaaaacCAATTTCAAGACGTAAAATCTAAGCAGAGAAACACAGCAGAAGCAGCACAACGAGGAAGAAAATGTTCCCAGACTCATTTGCCACAGTTGAAGCCACCGCAGACTGagaggatgatgatgaggatCAAGGCGATGATGATTGCAAGAACAATGAGTTTCATGTTCTGAAACGGAATCTTTCTTCTCCTTGGTCTTATGAAAACCTGTGGCTGTAAACAGTTTTTACTTCAGTTAAAActtagagaagagaagaaaagtaaACAGTAGGAGAGAGAAATCTGCAACTCAAAGCATGTCTGTTTGTGTATGGACATTGAACCATTTGCATAAGAGAACTAACCTCTGAGCTGCAACTCAAACTACAAGATATCCCACGGCTAAGAATCTGCAAATGAATGAGTTCCACAAAATCTTTGAATGGCTGAACAGCAGATTCCCTTCTATTTTTAAAGCTTTATGAACCAAAACATCCTGGAACTTAAGTCATCATACTAGCTAAAACTCTATTGGAACCAGGTTAACAAAAGAGGGTCAGATTTGAACCTTTTCAATTTCTTTCCTCATGTCATCTTTAGCTTGTTGAGCTTTCATCTTAGCAAGCTCGATAATCTCATCAGGATGGTCCATACAATACTGCATGTGCTCTTTGAGTTTCGACCATTTTAGACCAGCCAAAAAAAGGAATCAGTCGACAATGCCCATGAAGATAGTTGAATCTTTTTTCAATAGCAATCAAAAAAGAGTTGATCAAATATAAGTACCCAAATTCTTTATTTAAGCTGTTTGCTTGAGCAATAGCAGCCTTTCCACCACCATATCTTTTATTGAAATCCTCCTTAACTCGTTCCAAAAAGGCCATAGGAATCTGCCTCCCAGCAGATTCAACTGCAACAACACAATAGGCTGCACaagtataacaaaaaaaataattggaaCTTTAAGACAATACTGAGGGATAaggcagaaaaaaaaaagtccacCATCAACAACACCACATGAAACCCCAATCAGGTATAGTAAAACAGAGCAGCATAATGAATACTCCAAATCCAATGCAATTGCTCAAAGGTTATATTCCCAACTCTGTCAACTAGCCCTGCGTTTTCAGCTCAGACACTTAAAATTGGTAAAAAGGATAAGTTTTGCTACTATGAACAGGACGGATCGGGTTCATATTAAGCACCTTATTCATTCGTATATATCCAGTAATTACAACAAACGGTTGACACAAAACCggaaaaccaaaatcaaaccgGGACTGTTCTACCGGAATTCGCTACATCCATCATCTCCGTCGCAtcacctccacctccacctccactGCCGCCTTCCTCATCCTCTCTCGAAAGCTCTTCCAAAGACTTCCCTTTCGACTCCGGAACCAACAAAGTGAAAACAATCCCCAAGAAGTTAACACCACCAAGCATCAACAACGAGTTCCTCACTCCTATCCCCGGCGGATAACCAGCATCAGTCTTCTTCGGATCAGTACTCTGCGCCGCGTAAAGAAACCCAAAAGCTCCAACAATAGCTCCCGCCTTCCCACAGGCCGCCGATATCCCATGACAAGTGGACCTAAGCCTCGCGGGAAAAATCTCCGCCGGAACAACGAACGTCGTCGCGTTAGGACCAAAGTTGGCAAAGAACATAGTCAACGAGTACATGACCAAGAAACCAATCCTGTTCTCTCTATGTCTCCAATGATCATACGGTATGGCCAGCGCGAACATGAAGACGGTCATGAAGATGAAACCCATCAGCTGTATGAAGAAGCGACCGAGGTAGTCGATGAGCGCGACGGTGAACCAGTAGCCAGGTACGGTGCCACAGAGAGCGATGAGAGTTTGAGCTCTGGAGACAGTGTAGACTTCGTGGACTGCGTTCATTGTCTCTGCGGCGGGAATCCATCCTATGGCGCTGTATATGTCTTTTTGGAAGAGGTTGCTGCTGTAATAGGCGATGTCGAGGAGGAACCATGTCGTGGTTGTGCCGACGAGGTGGAGGCCGTGACGGCGGGCGAATTCTTTGGAGAATAGGCCGAAGGAGTTTGGGTTTGATGAAGATGAGTTTGTCTGTGGGTCTTCTTCTGCTATTAGATCAACTTGAAGTACCTGTTTTGTCAAATAACAAGAAGTTTTCAGTTttcatattttacatatatagttaaagaaagagaaaatgattcaaATAGCACTAATCCAACTTTTTGTCCCCAAAATAGCATTCAGGGCCAAAAGTCACAAAAATAGGTTTCATTAAGTGTGTCATTTACCCTTATGCCCTCTCTTTTAATTCTTTTGattgattaaattaaaaaaaaaattgagattccCGATTTGAAATATCTTTGTCGTGTCTCCTTCTCTGCCGTCGTCGTCATCTCATCTCCGTCGTCGTCCTCGTCGTCTCCtctccgtcgtcgtcgtcgtcgtctcctctccgtcgtcgtcgtcgtgaCGGGGTCGCCGACATGTATCTAGACTTGTGTTCGGTGGGATGTTTGGTGCTGGAGATCTACACGGGTGTGCGTCTGTGGAAAGGTGTTCATCTCAATCTTAGCTACTCGTCTTCGTTGTGGTGAAGCTGTGTCTGTGGAATGTGTGAACATATGCAATCTAACGAAAGGAGACGGGAATGTAAGAAGTGATTGCAGTGTTCTCTCCT
This genomic stretch from Raphanus sativus cultivar WK10039 chromosome 3, ASM80110v3, whole genome shotgun sequence harbors:
- the LOC108837541 gene encoding vesicle-associated membrane protein 723-like, which encodes MQYCMDHPDEIIELAKMKAQQAKDDMRKEIEKILSRGISCSLSCSSEPQVFIRPRRRKIPFQNMKLIVLAIIIALILIIILSVCGGFNCGK
- the LOC130509141 gene encoding uncharacterized protein LOC130509141 encodes the protein MTTKKIATETEKARAGDGGCKSFAARPVQAKKQSVKLSQNPKSVIRIKLKKPCNSVSTRPLEVTKKMKRSIPQVSGTNPKAVAAVKKNDKETLELFDIAKKSADVANAKGLLAAKAETSICVDTLSLLISLPISATAPETRRIMERLGHLTRHKDRKICNSASTLFQHWSQSIRDQQH
- the LOC108837540 gene encoding probable inorganic phosphate transporter 1-5, which gives rise to MARKGKEVLNALDAAKTQMYHFTAIVIAGMGFFTDAYDLFSISLVTKLLGRIYYHVDGSKKPGTLPPNVAAAVNGVAFCGTLAGQLFFGWLGDKLGRKKVYGITLMVMVLCSLGSGLSFGHSSNGVMATLCFFRFWLGFGIGGDYPLSATIMSEYANKKTRGAFIAAVFAMQGFGILAGGIVSLIVSSAFDQAFDAPTYAVDPVGSTVPQADYVWRIVLMFGAIPALLTYYWRMKMPETARYTALVARNTKQAAADMSKVLQVDLIAEEDPQTNSSSSNPNSFGLFSKEFARRHGLHLVGTTTTWFLLDIAYYSSNLFQKDIYSAIGWIPAAETMNAVHEVYTVSRAQTLIALCGTVPGYWFTVALIDYLGRFFIQLMGFIFMTVFMFALAIPYDHWRHRENRIGFLVMYSLTMFFANFGPNATTFVVPAEIFPARLRSTCHGISAACGKAGAIVGAFGFLYAAQSTDPKKTDAGYPPGIGVRNSLLMLGGVNFLGIVFTLLVPESKGKSLEELSREDEEGGSGGGGGGDATEMMDVANSGRTVPV